A single Anaeromyxobacter diazotrophicus DNA region contains:
- a CDS encoding tryptophanase, translating into MPRTVIEPFRVKSVEPIRLTTPEERARRLEEAKLNPFRLRAEDVLLDFLTDSGTGAMSARQWGGIMAGDESYAGAASFFRFEAAVRDLTGYPFVIPTHQGRAAERILFSVATKRGDVVPSNTHFDTTRANLEYGGVEPLDLVIPEGLEPRARHPFKGNIDLARVERLLAEQGGRVPFGMITVTNNSGGGQPVSLENLRAYRDLLRRHGKPLVVDACRFAENAMFVKLREPGQAARTPKAIAREMFSLADGCTMSAKKDGLANIGGFIALRDERWVEAARNLLVLTEGFPTYGGLAGRDLEAIAIGLEEVLEEDYLRYRLRTAEYLGEKLLAGGVAIVEPTGGHAVYLDARAFLPHLRREEYPGWALCDALYLAGGIRGVEIGSVMFGKRLDDGTETYHHHDLVRLAFPRRVYTQSHFDYAAEAILELAARAREVRGVRLVRQSRYLRHFTAELAWA; encoded by the coding sequence ATGCCCCGCACCGTCATCGAGCCGTTCCGGGTGAAGTCGGTCGAGCCCATCCGCCTCACCACGCCCGAGGAGCGCGCGCGCCGCCTGGAGGAGGCGAAGCTCAACCCGTTCCGCCTGCGGGCCGAGGACGTGCTGCTCGACTTCCTCACCGACTCGGGGACGGGGGCCATGTCCGCGCGCCAGTGGGGCGGGATCATGGCGGGCGACGAGAGCTACGCCGGCGCGGCGAGCTTCTTCCGCTTCGAGGCGGCGGTGCGGGACCTCACCGGCTACCCGTTCGTCATCCCCACGCACCAGGGGCGCGCGGCGGAGCGGATCCTGTTCTCGGTGGCGACGAAGCGCGGCGACGTGGTCCCGAGCAACACCCACTTCGACACCACCCGCGCCAACCTGGAATACGGCGGCGTCGAGCCCCTCGACCTCGTGATCCCCGAGGGGCTCGAGCCGCGCGCCCGCCACCCGTTCAAGGGGAACATCGACCTGGCGCGCGTGGAGCGGCTCCTCGCCGAGCAGGGCGGGCGCGTCCCGTTCGGCATGATCACCGTGACGAACAACTCGGGGGGCGGGCAGCCGGTCTCGCTGGAGAACCTGCGGGCCTACCGCGACCTCCTGCGCCGGCACGGGAAGCCGCTCGTCGTCGACGCCTGCCGCTTCGCCGAGAACGCGATGTTCGTGAAGCTGCGCGAGCCGGGGCAGGCGGCCCGGACGCCGAAGGCGATCGCGCGCGAGATGTTCTCGCTGGCGGACGGCTGCACCATGAGCGCGAAGAAGGACGGGCTCGCGAACATCGGGGGCTTCATCGCGCTCCGCGACGAGCGGTGGGTGGAGGCGGCGCGCAACCTGCTCGTCCTGACGGAGGGGTTCCCCACCTACGGCGGCCTGGCCGGCCGCGACCTGGAGGCCATCGCCATCGGCCTCGAGGAGGTGCTCGAGGAGGACTACCTGCGCTACCGCCTCCGGACGGCCGAGTACCTGGGGGAGAAGCTGCTCGCCGGCGGCGTCGCCATCGTCGAGCCCACCGGCGGCCACGCCGTCTACCTCGACGCGCGCGCCTTCCTGCCCCACCTCCGCCGCGAGGAGTACCCGGGCTGGGCGCTCTGCGACGCCCTCTACCTGGCCGGCGGGATCCGCGGGGTCGAGATCGGCTCGGTGATGTTCGGCAAGCGGCTCGACGACGGGACCGAGACCTACCACCACCACGACCTCGTCCGGCTGGCGTTCCCGCGCCGCGTCTACACGCAGAGCCACTTCGACTACGCCGCCGAGGCCATCCTGGAGCTGGCGGCCCGCGCGCGCGAGGTGCGCGGCGTCCGGCTCGTGCGCCAGAGCCGCTACCTCCGCCACTTCACGGCCGAGCTCGCCTGGGCCTGA
- a CDS encoding trans-sulfuration enzyme family protein, with amino-acid sequence MSKEVHLDANVPGNPAYHFTIVPAGSPARAGWAGRAALVPAARTATQCVHAGVQPDPAYGAVMPPIYQTSTFAFRDVCTNAGYDYTRSGNPTRAALEEALTVLEGGAGATCTSTGMSAVVVALNLLPHGSHLLCTVDCYGGTFRALEHAKTAYGLEVTYLDLSDLEAVKRALQPNTRMVWIETPSNPLLRLTDIRAVAALAHAGDALVVVDNTFLSPVLQRPFEHGADLVVHSTTKYLNGHSDVVGGAVVAAPGRTALAQRIQSMNNLLGTSQSPHDCFLVLRGLKTLLLRMRAHEAGAQAVAAFLAAHPAVAKVHYPGLSTHPQHALARAQQRGFGAMLSFELADGRRPRVDHLLKTLRWFTLAESLGGVESLVAHPASMTHASMTPEARQRAGITDGVIRLSVGIEEPEDLLADLAEALRTLPA; translated from the coding sequence ATGTCCAAGGAAGTCCACCTCGACGCCAACGTCCCGGGCAACCCGGCCTATCACTTCACCATCGTGCCGGCGGGATCGCCGGCGCGCGCCGGCTGGGCCGGCCGGGCGGCGCTGGTCCCCGCCGCCCGCACCGCCACCCAGTGCGTCCACGCCGGCGTGCAGCCCGACCCCGCCTACGGCGCGGTGATGCCGCCCATCTACCAGACCTCCACCTTCGCCTTCCGGGACGTCTGCACCAACGCGGGCTACGACTACACGCGCAGCGGCAACCCCACCCGGGCGGCGCTCGAGGAGGCGCTCACCGTGCTGGAGGGCGGCGCCGGGGCCACCTGCACCAGCACCGGCATGAGCGCGGTGGTGGTGGCGCTCAACCTCCTCCCCCACGGGAGCCACCTCCTCTGCACGGTCGACTGCTACGGCGGCACCTTCCGCGCCCTGGAGCACGCCAAGACCGCCTACGGCCTCGAGGTCACCTACCTCGACCTCTCCGACCTCGAGGCGGTGAAGCGGGCGCTCCAGCCGAACACGCGGATGGTCTGGATCGAGACCCCCTCCAATCCGCTCCTCCGGCTGACGGACATCCGGGCGGTCGCGGCGCTGGCCCACGCCGGCGACGCACTGGTGGTGGTGGACAACACCTTCCTCTCCCCGGTGCTCCAGCGCCCCTTCGAGCACGGCGCCGACCTGGTGGTCCACTCCACCACGAAGTACCTGAACGGCCACAGCGACGTGGTGGGCGGCGCGGTGGTGGCGGCGCCGGGGCGCACGGCGCTCGCGCAGCGCATCCAGAGCATGAACAACCTGCTCGGCACCTCGCAGAGCCCGCACGACTGCTTCCTCGTGCTCCGCGGCCTCAAGACGCTCCTCCTCCGCATGCGGGCGCACGAGGCGGGCGCGCAGGCCGTGGCGGCCTTCCTGGCGGCGCACCCCGCGGTGGCGAAGGTGCACTACCCCGGCCTCTCGACCCACCCGCAGCACGCGCTGGCGCGCGCGCAGCAGCGCGGCTTCGGCGCCATGCTGAGCTTCGAGCTCGCCGACGGCCGGCGCCCCCGGGTGGACCACCTCCTCAAGACCCTGCGCTGGTTCACGCTGGCGGAGAGCCTGGGCGGCGTGGAGAGCCTGGTGGCCCACCCGGCCTCGATGACGCACGCCTCGATGACGCCCGAGGCGCGCCAGCGCGCCGGGATCACCGACGGCGTCATCCGGCTCTCCGTCGGCATCGAGGAGCCCGAGGACCTCCTGGCAGATCTCGCCGAGGCGCTGCGGACGCTCCCCGCCTAG
- a CDS encoding sensor histidine kinase: MTRTHEPMTAQELAGGYASALRDYVSTGSEAALTSAYELGRAAAAGGLGILELAMLHHDALRGLPRAGAGERPALEMAAQFLAESLSPFEMTLRSYRANARLLGLSEVLAERNTEIDRAREQLRAILDATTAVIYLKDAEGRYLYVNRQFQQVFSLRPEEVLGRRDEEALPAGVAGILRQDDAQVLATRAPLELEEILPAGADGARAYLSLKFPLLDAGGVAYGVCCVATDITERKRAEEALQRAREAAQRERQLKAALEARDRFLDIASHELKTPLTSLELQVASLRRLGKVSAAPPVSDERVQSKCEVILRQVERLKVLINGLIDVGRISSGHLELSREPLELGALVRVVLARSEEPVRRSGSEVTLRGAEAVHGTWDRSLLESVVAQLVSNAVKFGEGKPIEIALGTTGERAVLTVRDHGIGVPLADQGRIFERFERAVSERNYGGFGVGLWVARQAIEAMGGRIAVDSQPGAGAEFRVELPLDRVS, translated from the coding sequence ATGACCCGGACGCATGAGCCCATGACGGCGCAGGAGCTGGCGGGCGGGTACGCGTCCGCGCTCCGCGACTACGTCTCGACCGGCAGCGAGGCGGCCCTGACCAGCGCCTACGAGCTGGGCCGGGCCGCGGCGGCCGGCGGGCTCGGGATCCTGGAGCTGGCGATGCTCCACCACGACGCGCTGCGCGGCCTGCCGCGGGCCGGCGCGGGCGAGCGGCCCGCGCTCGAGATGGCGGCGCAGTTCCTGGCGGAGAGCCTCTCGCCCTTCGAGATGACGCTGCGCTCCTACCGGGCCAACGCGCGGCTGCTGGGCCTGAGCGAGGTGCTCGCCGAGCGCAACACCGAGATCGACCGCGCCCGCGAGCAGCTGCGCGCCATCCTCGACGCCACCACCGCCGTCATCTACCTCAAGGACGCCGAGGGCCGGTACCTGTACGTGAACCGCCAGTTCCAGCAGGTGTTCTCGCTCCGGCCCGAGGAGGTGCTCGGGCGGCGCGACGAGGAGGCCCTCCCGGCGGGGGTCGCGGGGATCCTGCGCCAGGACGACGCGCAGGTCCTGGCCACCCGCGCGCCGCTGGAGCTGGAGGAGATCCTGCCGGCGGGGGCCGACGGGGCGCGCGCCTACCTCTCGCTCAAGTTCCCGCTGCTCGACGCGGGCGGCGTCGCCTACGGGGTGTGCTGCGTCGCGACCGACATCACCGAGCGCAAGCGCGCCGAGGAGGCGCTGCAGCGGGCGCGGGAGGCGGCGCAGCGCGAGCGCCAGCTCAAGGCGGCGCTGGAGGCGCGCGACCGCTTCCTGGACATCGCCTCCCACGAGCTCAAGACGCCCCTCACCTCGCTCGAGCTCCAGGTGGCGAGCCTGCGCCGGCTGGGGAAGGTCAGCGCGGCGCCGCCGGTCTCGGACGAGCGGGTCCAGTCGAAGTGCGAGGTGATCCTGCGCCAGGTCGAGCGGCTGAAGGTGCTCATCAACGGCCTCATCGACGTCGGCCGGATCTCGTCGGGGCACCTCGAGCTGTCGCGCGAGCCGCTCGAGCTGGGGGCGCTCGTCCGCGTGGTGCTGGCGCGCAGCGAGGAGCCGGTCCGCCGGTCGGGCTCCGAGGTGACGCTGCGCGGCGCCGAGGCGGTCCACGGCACCTGGGATCGCTCCCTGCTGGAGTCGGTGGTGGCGCAGCTCGTCTCGAACGCGGTGAAGTTCGGCGAGGGCAAGCCCATCGAGATCGCGCTGGGGACGACCGGGGAGCGCGCGGTGCTCACGGTGCGCGACCACGGGATCGGCGTCCCGCTCGCCGACCAGGGCCGCATCTTCGAGCGGTTCGAGCGCGCCGTCTCGGAGCGCAACTACGGCGGCTTCGGGGTGGGGCTGTGGGTGGCGCGGCAGGCGATCGAGGCGATGGGCGGCCGCATCGCGGTCGACAGCCAGCCGGGCGCCGGGGCGGAGTTCCGGGTGGAGCTGCCGCTCGACCGGGTGAGCTAG
- a CDS encoding anti-sigma regulatory factor has protein sequence MIRVPVREEADVAVARTRARELALREGFQEARAAAVAIAVSELAWNIVHHAGAGEVLLEVVTERGRRAVVVVARDGHPGIADLEAALRDGHSTRGGLGLGLPSARRLSDEFAIDSALGRGTTVTLKKWADDPDA, from the coding sequence GTGATCCGGGTGCCGGTGCGCGAGGAGGCGGACGTGGCGGTGGCGCGGACGCGCGCGCGCGAGCTGGCCTTGCGCGAGGGCTTCCAGGAGGCCCGGGCGGCGGCCGTCGCGATCGCCGTCTCCGAGCTGGCCTGGAACATCGTCCACCACGCCGGCGCGGGGGAGGTCCTGCTCGAGGTGGTGACGGAGCGCGGTCGGCGGGCGGTGGTGGTCGTGGCGCGCGACGGCCACCCCGGCATCGCTGATCTCGAGGCGGCGCTGCGCGACGGCCACTCGACGCGCGGCGGCCTGGGGCTGGGCTTGCCCTCGGCGCGGCGCCTCTCGGACGAGTTCGCGATCGACTCGGCCCTGGGCCGGGGGACCACGGTGACCTTGAAGAAGTGGGCGGATGACCCGGACGCATGA
- a CDS encoding SpoIIE family protein phosphatase codes for MSEAPGDAAVLDWAWAGAPLAGERESGDAHVVAAFAGGALVAVLDGLGHGPEAALASRAAARVLVAHAGEPVAALVERCHEALRPTRGAVMSVACFQEAEGAMTWVAVGNVEGILLRAAPAAARAREAIVARGGVVGYQLPPLRPVTLPVTAGDTLVLATDGIRSGFVAGLEVRGEPQQVADAIFAGYARGSDDALVLVARYLGGSS; via the coding sequence ATGAGCGAGGCGCCGGGCGATGCCGCGGTCCTCGACTGGGCCTGGGCCGGCGCGCCGCTGGCCGGGGAGCGGGAGTCGGGCGACGCCCACGTGGTGGCGGCGTTCGCCGGCGGCGCCCTGGTGGCCGTCCTCGACGGCCTCGGGCACGGGCCCGAGGCGGCGCTCGCCTCGCGCGCGGCGGCCCGCGTCCTGGTCGCGCACGCCGGCGAGCCGGTGGCCGCCCTGGTCGAGCGGTGTCACGAGGCGCTGCGGCCCACCCGCGGGGCGGTCATGAGCGTGGCCTGCTTCCAGGAGGCCGAGGGCGCGATGACCTGGGTGGCGGTCGGCAACGTGGAGGGCATCCTCCTGCGCGCCGCCCCGGCCGCGGCGCGGGCGCGGGAGGCCATCGTCGCCCGGGGCGGGGTGGTCGGGTACCAGCTCCCGCCGCTCCGGCCGGTGACGCTCCCGGTCACGGCCGGCGACACGCTGGTGCTCGCGACCGACGGGATCCGCTCCGGCTTCGTGGCGGGGCTCGAGGTGCGGGGGGAGCCGCAGCAGGTGGCGGACGCCATCTTCGCCGGCTACGCCAGGGGGAGCGACGACGCCCTGGTGCTGGTGGCGCGCTACCTGGGGGGGAGCTCGTGA
- a CDS encoding anti-sigma regulatory factor, translated as MAPAETRVPIEHEGDIVTARQKGRELAAARGLSLTEQTLVATAISEVARNIVVYAQRGEVLLAPVDDGGRRGLMVVARDAGPGIPNPDLAMRDGYTTGNSLGMGLPGAKRLMDEFELSTAVGKGTTVTMKKWVR; from the coding sequence ATGGCGCCCGCTGAGACGCGCGTCCCCATCGAGCACGAGGGGGACATCGTGACGGCGCGGCAGAAGGGGCGAGAGCTGGCGGCCGCGCGCGGGCTGTCGCTCACCGAGCAGACGCTGGTCGCGACCGCCATCTCGGAGGTCGCCCGCAACATCGTCGTCTACGCGCAGCGCGGGGAGGTGCTGCTCGCGCCGGTCGACGACGGCGGCCGGCGCGGGCTCATGGTGGTGGCGCGCGACGCCGGGCCGGGGATCCCGAACCCCGACCTCGCCATGCGCGACGGCTACACGACCGGCAACAGCCTCGGCATGGGGCTGCCGGGCGCGAAGCGGCTCATGGACGAATTCGAGCTCTCGACGGCCGTCGGCAAGGGGACCACCGTCACGATGAAGAAGTGGGTGCGATGA
- a CDS encoding STAS domain-containing protein, which yields MAVPILKQGDVLIASMQEALTDRALIELRDRLSDQVGRFRARSVIVDVTALDVLDSFATRTIRGIAYTAKLRGARTVVVGIQPEVAFAMVELGLTFEGVETALDLEEGLALVRGGPAKGGRDGAR from the coding sequence GTGGCCGTCCCCATCCTGAAGCAGGGCGACGTGCTCATCGCCTCCATGCAGGAGGCGCTCACGGATCGCGCGCTCATCGAGCTGCGCGACCGGCTCTCGGACCAGGTCGGGCGGTTCCGGGCCCGCTCCGTCATCGTCGACGTGACCGCGCTCGACGTCCTCGACTCCTTCGCGACCCGCACCATCCGCGGCATCGCCTACACCGCCAAGCTGCGCGGTGCGCGGACGGTGGTGGTGGGCATCCAGCCCGAGGTGGCCTTCGCCATGGTCGAGCTCGGGCTCACCTTCGAGGGGGTGGAGACGGCGCTCGATCTGGAGGAGGGGCTGGCCCTCGTCCGCGGGGGCCCCGCGAAAGGCGGTCGCGATGGCGCCCGCTGA
- a CDS encoding protoglobin domain-containing protein yields the protein MADGKLAWMSRALPHELAVDEEEVARRKEFLEFRDEDIEQLKGLRELARKYADPVIEEFYRHILSFDETKAFFRDPKVLARVKQLQKDYFVRLTEGDYGAAYVANRLKIGAAHEHVNLEPKWYLGMYAFYLRLVARRLQEAFASEPSRAMTAFLSLMKLVFLDVGLAVDTYIHAREATMRKQQEAIRELSTPVLQIRERLLLLPIIGVIDTHRARLITDSLLRAIRANRAKVVVMDVTGVATIDSKVANHLIQTVTAAGLMGAKVIVTGLSSDVAQALVALGLDLAKLETVGDLQGGIEEAERLLGYEVVRTGAGAQPG from the coding sequence ATGGCCGACGGAAAGCTGGCGTGGATGAGCCGCGCACTGCCCCATGAGCTGGCGGTGGACGAGGAGGAGGTGGCTCGCCGCAAGGAGTTCCTCGAGTTCCGGGACGAGGACATCGAACAGCTCAAGGGCCTGCGCGAGCTCGCCCGGAAGTATGCCGACCCGGTCATCGAGGAGTTCTACCGGCACATCCTCTCGTTCGACGAGACGAAGGCGTTCTTCCGCGACCCGAAGGTGCTGGCCCGGGTGAAGCAGCTGCAGAAGGACTACTTCGTCCGGCTGACGGAGGGGGACTACGGCGCGGCCTACGTCGCGAACCGGCTCAAGATCGGCGCCGCGCACGAGCACGTGAACCTCGAGCCCAAGTGGTACCTCGGCATGTACGCCTTCTACCTGCGCCTGGTGGCGAGGCGGCTGCAGGAGGCGTTCGCGAGCGAGCCCAGCCGGGCGATGACCGCCTTCCTGTCGCTCATGAAGCTCGTCTTCCTCGACGTCGGGCTCGCCGTCGACACCTACATCCACGCGCGCGAGGCCACCATGCGCAAGCAGCAGGAGGCCATCCGCGAGCTCTCCACGCCGGTGCTCCAGATCCGCGAGCGGCTCCTGCTCCTGCCGATCATCGGGGTCATCGACACGCACCGGGCCCGCCTCATCACGGACAGCCTGCTGCGGGCCATCCGCGCCAACCGCGCCAAGGTGGTGGTGATGGACGTCACCGGCGTCGCCACCATCGACTCCAAGGTCGCGAACCACCTCATCCAGACGGTCACGGCGGCCGGGCTCATGGGCGCGAAGGTCATCGTGACCGGGCTCTCGTCGGACGTGGCGCAGGCCTTGGTGGCGCTCGGCCTGGACCTCGCCAAGCTCGAGACGGTGGGCGATCTGCAGGGGGGGATCGAGGAGGCGGAGCGGCTGCTCGGGTACGAGGTCGTGCGCACCGGGGCGGGCGCGCAGCCCGGGTAG
- a CDS encoding YebC/PmpR family DNA-binding transcriptional regulator, whose translation MGRIFETRKATMFARWNKMAKAFTRISKEIAISVKAGGPDPANNPALRRALQNARAANMPKDKVEGAIKRASGQDQKAYEIVLYEGYGPHGVAMVVETATDNVVRTVANVRMHFKDHGGNLGTAGSVAFQFQKMGVFRLAPEGLDADALELDLIDHGLEELGEGQGENGEKQLVIRCAFNNFGHLQAALEERKLPILSAESEYVAQTPVELPEEQATEVLKLVDQLEQDEDVQRVFHNLR comes from the coding sequence ATGGGACGGATCTTCGAGACGCGCAAGGCCACCATGTTCGCGCGCTGGAACAAGATGGCCAAGGCCTTCACGCGCATCAGCAAGGAGATCGCCATCTCCGTGAAGGCGGGCGGGCCCGACCCGGCCAACAACCCCGCGCTGCGGCGCGCGCTCCAGAACGCGCGCGCGGCCAACATGCCGAAGGACAAGGTCGAGGGCGCCATCAAGCGCGCCAGCGGCCAGGACCAGAAGGCGTACGAGATCGTGCTCTACGAGGGCTACGGTCCGCACGGGGTGGCGATGGTGGTCGAGACGGCCACCGACAACGTGGTGCGCACCGTCGCGAACGTGCGGATGCACTTCAAGGACCACGGCGGCAACCTGGGGACGGCCGGCAGCGTCGCCTTCCAGTTCCAGAAGATGGGCGTGTTCCGGCTCGCCCCGGAGGGCCTCGACGCCGACGCGCTCGAGCTCGACCTCATCGACCACGGCCTGGAGGAGCTGGGCGAGGGGCAGGGCGAGAACGGCGAGAAGCAGCTCGTCATCCGCTGCGCCTTCAACAACTTCGGCCACCTCCAGGCCGCCCTCGAGGAGCGGAAGCTCCCCATCCTGTCGGCCGAGTCGGAGTACGTCGCGCAGACGCCCGTCGAGCTGCCCGAGGAGCAGGCCACCGAGGTGCTGAAGCTGGTGGACCAGCTCGAGCAGGACGAGGACGTCCAGCGCGTGTTCCACAACCTGCGCTAG